In the genome of Micromonospora sp. Llam0, the window TCGGATCAGCCACATCACCACCGCGACCGGCAGGTACGACACCACGGCGGCCCACAGGGTGGTCACCGAGGCCGCGACGACCAGCGGGGCCCGGCCACGGCGGGCGGCACCGGGGGCACGGCCGGGGCCGGGGTGCCGAACGGCGTCGACCGACGCGGTACCGTCCGGCGGTCGCGGCGGATCCGGGGGGTGGGCTGCCATCGTGCCTACTTTGGCACGTGGGCGCACTGATCCGGCGGCAATATCGCCGTAGCCTGGCCGGTCACCTGCCGAACCCGCCGACATTCCGGTCATTTGGCCGTACGCTCGGTGCTGGACCGCGCCGTCGACGACGGCGGTCGTCGAGTTGACGGGGGACCCTGCCGATGACCCAGTATCCACCGGCCGCAGCATCAGCCGGCAGCGACCGCAGCACCCTGTGGGGTGTGCTCGGCATCGTGATCGGCCTGCTCTGCTGCGGCATCCTCGGCATCGTCTTCGGCGCACTGTCGATCCGCGACGCCAACCGCTTCCGTAAGTCCCCGGTGCTCGGCTGGGTGGCGATCGTGCTGAGCGTGCTGAACATCATCGCCAACGCCAGCTTCTGGGCCACCGGGAACTACCCGATCGGCTGACCACACGACGACGGCCGCCGACCGGTCTCCCGGTCGACGGCCCGTGTCGGTTGTGGCCGGTCAGCCGCCGGTGATCACCTGGCGCATCAGCCGGGCGGTCTCGCTCGGCGTACGGCCGACCTTGACTCCGGCCGCCTCCAGCGCGACCTTCTTGGCATCGGCGGTGCCCGCCGAGCCGGAGATGATCGCACCGGCGTGGCCCATCGTCTTGCCGGGCGGGGCGGTGAACCCGGCGATGTAGCCGACCACCGGCTTGGTCACGTTCGCCTTGATGAACTCCGCGGCCCGCTCCTCGGCGTCGCCGCCGATCTCGCCGATCATCACGATCGCGTCGGTCTCCGGGTCCTCCTGGAAGGCGGCCAGCGCGTCGATGTGGGTGGTGCCGATGACCGGGTCACCGCCGATGCCGACGCAGGTGGAGAAGCCGATGTCGCGCAGCTCGTACATCAGCTGGTAGGTCAGCGTGCCGCTCTTGCTGACCAGGCCGATCCGGCCGGCCGGGGTGATGTCCGCCGGGATGATGCCGGCGTTGGAGGCCCCTGGGGAGGCGATCCCCGGACAGTTCGGACCGATGATCCGGGTCTTGCCGCCCTTGGCTGTGTTGTGCGCCCAGAAGGCGGTCGAGTCGTGCACCGGGATGCCTTCGGTGATCACCACGGCGAGCGGGATCTCGGCGTCGATCGCCTCGATCACCGCCGCCTTGCAGAACGCCGGCGGGACGAAGATGACCGTGACGTCGGCCCCGGTCTCCTTCATCGCCTCGCCGACGTTGGCGAACACCGGCAGCCGGGTGTCGCCGAACTCGACCTGCTGTCCGGCCTTGCGCGGGTTGACCCCGCCGACGACGGTGGTGCCGGCGGCGAGCATCCGCCGGGTGTGCTTGGAGCCCTCAGAACCGGTCATGCCCTGCACGATGACCTTGGAGTCCTTGGTCAGCCAGATCGCCATCTCGATCACTGTCCTTCCGGGCGGCCGGACGCCGCTGCGGCGAGCTGCGCGGCCCGCTCGGCCGCTCCGTCCATGGTGTCGACCCGCTCGACGAGGGGGTTGGCGGCCGAGTCGAGGATCGCCCGGCCCGCCTCGGCGTTGTTGCCGTCCAGCCGGACGACGAGCGGCTTGGTCACCGTCTCACCGCGCTGTTCGAGCAGGGCCAGCGCCTGGACTACGCCGTTGGCCACCTCGTCGCAGGCGGTGATCCCGCCGAAGACGTTGACGAACACGGTCCGCACGTCCGGGTCGGAGAGCACGATCTCCAGCCCGTTGGCCATCACCGCCGCGCTGGCGCCACCACCGATGTCGAGGAAGTTGGCCGGTTTGACGCCGCCGTGCGCCTCGCCGGCGTACGCCACCACGTCGAGGGTGGACATGACCAGGCCGGCCCCGTTGCCGATGATGCCGACCGAGCCGTCGAGCTTGACGTAGTTGAGGTCCTTCTCCTTGGCCCGCTGCTCCAGCGGGTCGACCGCGGACTGGTCGACCATCGCCTCGTGGTCGGGGTGCCGGAAACCGGCGTTCTCGTCCAGGGTGACCTTGGCGTCGAGGCAGAGCACCCGGCCCTCGGGGGTCCGGGCCAACGGGTTCACCTCGACCAGGGTGGTGTCCTCGGCGATGAACGCCTGCCAGAGGCGGACCGCGATGTCGGTGAGCTGGTCGGTGAGCTCGGCCGGGAAGCCTGCGGCGGTGACGATCTCGGCGGCCTTGGCCTCGTCCACCCCGACGTTGGCGTCGATGGCGATCTTCGCCACCCGCTCCGGGGTCTCGGCGGCGACCTGCTCGATGTCCATCCCGCCCGCGACACTGGCGATGCAGAGGAAGGTGCGGTTGGCCCGGTCCAGCAGGTACGACAGGTAGTACTCGTCGGCGATGTCGGCAGTCACCGTCAGCATCACCTTGCCGACGGTGTGCCCCTTGATGTCCATACCGAGGATGTTGGTGGCGTGACCGACCGCCTCGTCGACGTCCTCGGCCAGCTTCACGCCGCCGGCCTTACCTCGACCACCGACCTTGACCTGGGCCTTGACCACGACACGGCCGCCGAGGCGCTCGGCGATCGCGCGGGCCTCTTCCGGGGTGGTGGCGACGCCGCCGGCGAGCACGGGCAACCCGTGTCGCTCGAACAGCTCGCGCCCCTGGTACTCGTACAGGTCCACGTTTGCGCGTCCCGTTCCGTCTCCGCGGCGCGCCGTCGCGCCGCCGCCAGCGTGCAGAATCAGATGATTTCCCGGTCACGAGCGGTGACCGGCCATTGGCGCAGCCTAACCACCCGGCCCCGGGACGCCAGTAGGCGGGCGGACGGTGTGCGCAACTGCACACATCCGGCGAGCCGCCCATGCAGCCGTACGGCGAGCTGGTCCCGACCACCGGCCCGGCTCCCTGAAATAAGGTGCGCCGGCGACGTAACCCCCGGTGACAGGTGTCGTTGAGTGAGGTGTCGGAAACGCAGCGCGGGGCCGACGGAAAGCGGCCGATGCCCTGTCGGTCGAGGGGTGGCGGCGGGGCATCGTGCATGGAGAGGCCGGACGTGTGAGGGGTGCGTCCGGCCTCTCACCCTTTTCAGTGGGCCGTCTCACCTTTTCACTGGGCCGGGATGCCGCCGCTTCACTGGGCGGGGATGCTGCCGCGGACCCATTCGACGATGTCGGTGGTGCTCGCCCCGGGAGTGAAGATCCTGGCCACGCCGAGCGCACTGAGTTCCGCGATGTCCTCGTCGGGGACGATGCCTCCGCCGAAGACCACGATGTCGTCCGCACCCCGCTGGCGCAGCAGGTCGAGCACTCGGCGGAACAGCGTGAGGTGCGCGCCGGACAGCACGGAGAGCCCGATGCCGTCGGCATCCTCCTGGATGGCGGTCTCGACGATCTGCTCCGGTGTCTGGTGCAGACCGGTGTAGATGACTTCGATGCCGGCGTCCCGCAACGCCCTGGCCACCACTTTGACGCCGCGGTCGTGGCCGTCGAGACCAGGCTTGGCCACCACCACCCGGATCCGAGTCTCCATCGCTGCGCGCCTCCTGCCGACCGGTCTGTCCTTAACGAAGGTTAACCAACCTCGGCACATCGGCGGCAGCCCGGCCGACCCAGAGCCGCAACCCCGATCCACCCTGACTGAACGCACGATAAGTATTGCTCAATGTAACCAGCAGTTACCAACGAGTGGCCCGATAAAAGGTTACGAAATCGGGCAATACACAACGGACGGTCGCAGATCGTCAACAGTTTTTCGCGAGTCGGGTTGTGGCGGCCCTAGGGGTTGGCTACCGTGTCCACGGTTGTCCTCTGGCTCCGGCCAGAACCAACCCGGCCAACGAGCGTTAATCCCAGGTTCCGCAACGAGGGTCCGGGGTGCTCGCACCGCCGCCGAACTACCCGCCGATGGAGGGTGTGCGTGCGCCAGCGCCTGTCGTCAGAGCCCGACCGATATCGGGGTCGTCGCCGCGTACCGACTCCACCCCGTAGCCGCTACGCGGCGGTCATGACCACCGCCGTCGTCGGTGCGGGTGTCGTCGCCCTCGGGGCCAGCGCGATGCCCGACGCCAAGACACTCAGCCCGTCGGCCCTGGCCGACCTGGAGAACAGCGTCGCGCTGAGCGACCAGGCCCTGGAGATCGACGACCAGGCCCTCGACCTGGACAGCCAGATCAGCGAGCGAGCCGAGGACGCCGAGCGCGCCTCCCGGGACGCCGACCGGACGCCGGCCACCTCGATGACCCAGGCCGCTCCGGACGTCTGGATGCTGCCGCTGCGCGGCTACACCTTCACCTCCCCGTACGGCATGCGCTGGGGGAAGCTGCACGCCGGCGTCGACCTGGCCGCCGCCGAGGGCACCCCGTTCCACTCGATCCACGCCGGCACGGTCACCCTCGCCGGCTGGAACGGCGGCTACGGCTACTGCGTGATCGTCAAGCACGACGACGGGACCGAGGCCGTCTACGGCCACGCGTCCCGGTTGCGGGTCACCGCCGGTCAGCGGGTGGAAGCCGGTGACCTGCTCGGCGACGTCGGCAACACCGGCCACTCCTACGGTGCCCACCTGCACCTCGAAGTACACGTGGACTCGGAGCCGCAGGACCCGATCACCTGGCTGCGGGGCAAGGGAGTGGACCTCAAACTGCAGGTCGAGGCGATCTACGGCGGTATTGTCGAGCCCTGACACTAAGTGACTAACCAAAACCGCTCAGACCGTACGGTCTGAGCGGTTTTTTGTGCAGTCCGGTCGCCTCCAGCAGCGAGAATATGTCCTACGTCACATTGGATCTTGTGACCCGCACCACTATCGGCCCGGCCAGCAAATCCCCCATCTGACCACGGAGAGTCACGAAAGTCCGGCCTCCGGGCGGTGCGCGTCGGCTTCTCCGGCTACCCGGTACCCACCCTCTGTGCCTGGCACACCACCATTTCCGGGTCCGTGCCCCCCTTAACCACGGAGGTCACCCCCGTGTCGCACCCTGAGCCCACGGAGCGCAGCGAGCCCACGGAGGGCAGCGAGCCCTCGACCCGACGTCGGTCACCAGGGCTGCACCGGCTGGTTCCGCCCGGCAGGCACGCCCAGGTGGCGGAGTTCAGCCGCCGGACCCGTACCGCCGCCCTCACTGTGCTGGCCGTCGCAGCCCTCGGGATCGGCGGCGCAGCCACCGCACTCAACTCCGCCCCCGACCCCACCGCGACCGACCCGGCGACCACCTCGGCTCTCGCCGACCGGGCCGACGCGGCGGGACGCGCCGACCGGAGCACCCGTCAGCCGACAGCCACCCCGGACAGCGGCGGGGACGAGACCGGCTTCGGCCCGGCGCCCACCGACAGCAGCACCAGCCGCGCCGAGCAGACCGGTCAACCGGCGGACCCGACCGCAGCAGCCGACGACGCCGCGCCGGCCGGGACCGACGACGAGACCGCGAGGTCGGCCGACGACGCCGCGAGGCAGACCGACGACGGCGGCAGCGACGACGGTGACTCGGCGGCCACGACCACGGCGGCGGCGCAGCCGAGTACAGCGGCCAGCACGGCCGACTGGGTCACCCCGATGCCCGGCGCCCAGATCACCTCCTGCTACGGCCAGCGCTGGGGCGTGCTGCACGCCGGAATCGACCTGGCCCTGCCGGCCGGCACCCCGGTGCTCGCCGCCGGCGCCGGGACGGTGCAGGTCGCCGGCTGGGCGTACACCGGCTACGGCATCTCGGTAGTGATCGACCACGGCGGCGGTGTGCTCACCCACTACGCGCACCTCTCCGCGACCAGCGTCTCGGTCGGCGACCGGGTGGCCCCCGGGGACACCATCGGTGCGGAGGGCTCCACCGGCGACTCCACCGGCCCGCACCTGCACTTCGAGGTGCACGTCGGCGGGCTGTGGAGCCAGGTGGACCCGGCCCCGTCGATGCGCGAACGCGGCGTCGACCTGGGCTGCTGACCGCTGCGGCACGCGCCGCGGTCAGATCTTCTCGATCGGCGCGTGCCGCAGCACCAGCCACATCCTCTGGTCGCCGAAGTCGACCTGCGCCCTGGCGCCTGGCCCGTGCCCCTCCACCGCCAGCACCCGGCCCAGCCCGTACCGCTGGTGGTTGACCCGCTCCCCCACCGTCAGCTTGGGCGCGGTGGGCAGCTCACTGGCGGTGCTCAGCCGGCTCGGGTCCACCCCGAGCCGCTGGGCGAGGCGGGCGGCTTTCGGCGTACCGCCGGCGAAGCCGCCACCCCGGGCAACCGGTGACCGGTCCGCGGCGGCCGACCGGCCACCGACCCCGCCCCCGGTGCCCGACCAGGAGGTGTACGCCGCCTCGGTCCGCTCCCAGCGGACCAGCTCGGCCGGCAACTCGGAGAGGAACCGTGACGGCGGGTTGTACGCCGGCTGCCCCCACGCGGCCCGGGTCACCGACCGGGACAGGAACAGGCGTTGCCGGGCCCGGGTGATCCCGACGTACGCCAGCCGCCGCTCCTCCTCCAGCTCCCCGGTGTCGCCGAGAGCCCGCAGGTGCGGGAAGACGCCGTCCTCCAGGCCGGTCAGGAAGACCACCGGGAACTCCAGGCCCTTGGCGGTGTGCAGGGTCATCAGGGTGACCACGCCCTGGTGGTCCGGGTCGTCGTCGGGCACCTGGTCGGCGTCGGCGACCAGCGCGACCTGCTCCAGGAAGCCGGCGACGGTCGCCGGCTCGTCGGACGCCTCGACCCGCTCGGTGTACTCGCGGGCCACGCTGACCAGCTCCTGCAGGTTCTCCACCCGGCCGGCGTCCTGCGGATCCAGGCTCTCCTCCAGCTCGGTGAGGTAACCCGAGCGCAGCAGCACCGACTCCAGTGCCTCCTCGGGTGTGGTGGTGGCCAGCTGCTCCCGCACCCCGTCGAGCAGCGCCACGAAGTCGGCGATCGCGTTCACCGCCCGGGTGGAGATCCCCGGTGCCTCGGCCGCCCGCCCCAGCGCGGCACCGAACGAGATCCGTTCGCGGGCGGCCAGCGCCTCGACGCACGCCTCGGCCCGGTCACCGATCCCCCGACGCGGCGTGTTGAGCACCCGCCGGATGCTCACCGTGTCGTCGGCGTTGACCACCGCCCGCAGGTAGGCCAGCGCGTCGCGGACCTCCTTACGCTCGTAGAAGCGCACCCCGCCGACCACCTTGTACGGCAGGCCGACCCGGATGAACACCTCCTCGAAGACCCGGGACTGCGCGTTGGTGCGGTAGAAGACCGCCATGTCGCCCGGCCGGGCCGCGCCGTCGTCGCACAACCGGTCGATCTGCCGGGCCGCCCAGTCCGCCTCGGCGTGCTCGGTGTCGGCGACATAGCCGACGATCGGCTCGCCGTCGCCCTGGTCGCTCCACAGCCGCTTCGGCTTGCGACCGGCGTTGTTGGTGATCACCGCGTTGGCGGCGGTCAGGATCGTCTGGGTGGAGCGGTAGTTCTGCTCCAGCAGGATCGTCTTCGCCTGGGCGAAGTCCCGCTCGAACTCCAGGATGTTGCGGATGGTGGCGCCCCGGAACGCGTAGATCGACTGGTCCGCGTCGCCGACCACGCAGAGCTCCCCCGGCGGTACGTCGTCCGAACCGTCCCCCACCAGCTCCTTGACCAGCTGATACTGCGCGTGGTTGGTGTCCTGGTACTCGTCGACCAGCACGTGCCGGAACCGCCGCCGGTAGCTGCCGGCCACGTGCGGGTGGGCCTGCAGCAGGTGCACCGTCGTCATGATCAGGTCGTCGAAGTCGAGCGCGTGCGCCTCACGCAGCCGACGCTGGTAGAGCGTGTACGCCTCGGCCAGGGCCCGCTCGTTGGGGCCGGCCGCCCGGTCGGTGAACGTCTCCGGGTCGACCAGCTCGTTCTTCAGGTTCGACACCTGGGTGGCCAGCCCCCGGGCCGGGTAGCGCTTCGGGTCCAGGTCGAGCTCCCGGGCGACCAGCTGCATCAGCCGCCGTGAGTCGTCCGCGTCGTAGATGGAGAACGTCGACTTCAGCCCGGCGTGCTCGTGCTCGGCCCGCAGGATCCGCACACAGGCGGAGTGGAACGTGGAGACCCACATCATCCGGGCGCGCGGCCCGACCAGGTTGCCGACCCGCTCCTTCAGCTCACCGGCCGCCTTGTTGGTGAAGGTGATCGCCAGGACCTCACCGGGGTGGGTCTGCCGGGCCGCGAGCAGGTACGCGATCCGGTGGGTGAGCACCTTGGTCTTGCCGGAACCGGCGCCGGCCACGATCAGCAGCGGGCCACCGGCGTGGGTGACCGCCTCCCGTTGCGGGCCGTTGAGCCCGGTCAGCAGCGCGGCACCGGCCAGATTGGGCTCAGCCGGCCCCCGGCCGGCCACACGGGGCTCAGCCGGCGGACCGCCCCGGTCCGTGGCTGGTGCGGATGGGGCCGCTGGGGTTTCGAAGAGTGGATGCATCGCACGGCCGAGTCTATGCCGCACGACCGACAACTCCGCGCCGCCGGGCCCCGCCGGGGCGTCTTCGGGTCACCCGGCCCAGGGTCGCCACCAGCACACCCTGGGCACCTTCCCAGAGGATGGCGGAATTCTTGCGCTGACGTTGCCAGCCTGGGCATACTCGTAGCGTGATCCGCCAGGCACGATTTTTCTTTAGCTACGGTTCCGGGAGTCCGGCTGCCGTAGGTCGCGCCTGATCATCAGACCTACAAGTGCCCCGGGCTCTCGCGAGAGCCCGGGGCACTTCGCGTTCCGGGTTCCGCGTCCACCGGGGCCGGACAATCCAGGAGGCAGGACATGGGGACCAACGCCGTTGCGCACACCGCCGACGACAGCGCGACGCCACCGGCCGGCACCGCCGAGGAGGCGAGCCAACCGGGCGCGACCGGCTCGGCAGGGCGATCCGACGGTCGGCACCAGACCGGAACGGACGCGCCGGAGGCGGCCGACCGCATCCTGGCCATCCGGAACAGGATCAACGAGATCGACGACGCGCTGATCGCGCTCTGGCAGGAACGGGCCGAGTTGTCGAGGCAGGTGGGCGCGGTCCGGATCGCCTCGGGCGGCACCCGGCTGGTGCTCTCCCGGGAGCGCGAGATCGTCGACCGCTACCGGTCGGAGCTGGGTGCCGACGGCACCCAGCTGGCGCTGCTGGTGCTGCGGGCCGGCCGCGGCCCGCTGTGAGCACCCGCCGGCGCTCACCGCAGCCCGCCGGCCGGGGCCATCGAGGGCCGGCCGGCCGACCGGCCCGCTCTGCCACGCGTTCGACGTGACGCGAGGCGACGAGCGGGCCGGGCCGGGACTACTCGGAGACGTGCACCACGTCACGCACCTCGGCGAAGTGGCAGGCGCTGGGGTGCGCCGACGTCGCCCGTACCGTCAGGGTCGGTTCCTCGGCGGCGCAGATGTCCTGCGCCTTCCAGCAGCGGGTCCGGAACCGGCAGCCGGACGGCGGGTCGGCCGGTGACGGCACGTCGCCCTCCAGCACGATCTGGTCCCGCAGGCCGCGTACCGTCGGGTCGGGCAGCGGGACCGCGGAGAGCAACGCCTGGGTGTACGGGTGGGTCGGCTGCTCGTAGATCTCCTCCTCGGTGCCGATCTCCGCGATCTTGCCGAGATACATCACGCCGACCCGGTGCGCGATGTGCCGCACCACCGACAGGTCGTGGGCGATGAAGATGTACGACAGCCCCAGCTCCTTCTGCAGCTGCTCCAGCAGGTTGATCACCTGAGCCTGGATCGACACGTCCAGCGCGGAGACCGGCTCGTCGCAGAGGATGATCTCCGGACGCAACGCCAGCGCCCGGGCGATGCCGATCCGCTGCCGCTGCCCGCCGGAGAACTGGTGCGGGTAGCGGTTGATGTGGTCCGGGTTGAGGCCGACCAGCTCCAGCAGCTCCTGGACGCGGCGGCCACGGTCGCTCTTCGGCGCCACGTCCGGGTGGATCTCGAACGGTTCGCCGATCAGGTCACCGACCGTCATCCGCGGGTTCAGCGAGGTGTATGGATCCTGCATCACCAGCTGGATGTTGCGCCGGGCCCGGCGCATCTCGGCGCCGCTGCGGCCGGCGATGTCCGCACCGTGCACCATGATCGAGCCGGACGACGGGGTCTCCAACCCGACCAGCAGCTTGGCCAGGGTGGACTTGCCGCACCCGGACTCGCCGACAATGCCGAGCGTCTCGCCCCGGTGCAGCTGGAGGTTGATCCCGTCCACCGCGCGGACCGCGCCGATCTGCCTCTTGAACAGGATGCCCTGGGTCAGCGGGAAGTGCTTGACCAGGTCCTTGGTCTCCAGGACAACGTCACTCATCGCCCTTGACCTCCTTCCAGAAGTGGCAGGCGGAGGTCCGGCTCGGGGCCAGCGCGAACCGGGGCGGCTCCGGGTCGGCCCGGCAGACATCCTGCGCGTACCGGCAGCGCGGGTTGAACGAGCAGCCGGCCGGGATGTTCGTCAACGCGGGCGGCAGGCCCTTGATGACGTTCAGCTCCTGGCCCTTGAGGTCGATCCGGGGGATCGATTCCAGCAGCGCCTTGGTGTACGGGTGGGCCGGCGAGGCGTAGATGTCCCGCACCGGAGCCTCCTCGACGACCCGACCGGCGTACATCACCGAGATCCGGTCGGCGACGTCGGCCACCACCCCCATGTCGTGGGTGATCAGCACCAGGCCCATGTTGCGTTCCCGCTGCAACTCCGCGAGCAGGGCCATCACCTGGGCCTGGACGGTGACGTCGAGTGCGGTGGTCGGCTCGTCGGCGATCAGCACCTCGGGGTCGAGAGCCAACGCCATCGCGATCATCACCCGTTGGCGCATGCCGCCGGAGAACTGGTGCGGGAAGTCGCTGACCCGCTGTTTGGCGGCCGGGATCTTCACCAGGTCGAGCAGCTCGATCGCCCGCGCCTTTCCGTCGGCCCGGGACATCCCCCGGTGCTTGCGGAACAGCTCGGAGAGCTGGAAGCCGACGGTGAACACCGGGTTCAACGCCGACAGCGCGTCCTGGAAGATCATCGCGATCCGGTTGGCCCGGATCTTGCGCCGCTGCGACTCGGGCAGCTTGAGCAGGTCCACGCCCCGGTACTTGATCTCGCCGCCGGTGACGAACCCGGGCGGCGAGTCGATGATGCCCATGATCGCCTGGGCGGTGACGCTCTTGCCGCAGCCGGACTCACCCAGGATGGCCAGGGTCTCGCCAGCCTGCAACGAGAAGCTCACCCCGTTGACCGCGCGGGCGATGCCGTTACGGGTGCGGAACTCGACCTGCAGGTCGCTGACCTCCAGCGGCGGTGCGCTGGCGTCGAGGCCGGGCAGCGCGTCGATGGTGGCGGTGATGTCTCTGTCTGTCGCCATGGCTCACCTCACCGCAGCTTCGGGTCGAGGGCGTCGCGCAGCGCGTCGCCCATGAGGATGAAGGAGAGCACCGTGCCGACCAGCAGCCCGCACGGGAAGAGCAGCAGCCACGGGTGGTCGAGGAAGTAGACCTGATGTTGGGAGATCATGATCCCCCAGGACTCCTCCGGTGGCTGCAGACCGACACCGAGGTAGGTCAGCGTCGCCTCGGCGGAGACGAACGCGCCCAGGGTGATCGTCGCGTAGACGACCATCGGGGCGATCGCGTTCGGCAGGATGTGCCGGAACATCAGTCGACCGTGCCCGGCCCCCATCGCCTTGGCCGCCTGCACGTAGTCCAGGCCCTTGGAGGACAGCACGCTGCCCCGCATGATCCGGGCGATGGTGGTCCAGCCGAGCACGACCAGGACGGCGGCCAGCGTCCAGACATTCTGCTGCTTGATCACCGTCAGGAAGACGATCGCGCCGAGCAGGAACGGCAACGAGAAGAAGATGTCGGTGATCCGCGAGATGATCGCGTCCACCCAGCCGCCGAAGTAGCCGGCGAGCAGCCCGGCGATGCCACCGAAAACGACAATGCCCAGCGTGGCGAAGATCGCGATCTGCAGCGACGGCCGGGCCCCGTGGATGGCGTGCGAGTAGTAGTCGCAGCCCAGGTTGTTGAACCCGAACGGGTGCTCCCAGCTGGGCCCGATCCGGGTCCGCTGGACGTCGCAGGCGCGCGGGTCCTGCCGGGTCCACAGGGTGGGGAAGGCGGCCATCGACGCGACCAGCAGCACGTAGATCGACGCGGCGATGAAGACCGGGTCACGCAGCAGTTGCCGCCGGGCGTCGGCCCACAGGCTGGCGTTGCGTTCGGTGGTGGCCGGGGCCGGTTCGGGTGGCGGTGGTGCCACCTCGGTGCCGCCGGCGGGGGCAGTGGGATGGGTCGGGTCACTCATGGTGGCACCTCGCTACGCTCGGTCCGCCGTGGATCAACACGGCACCGGGCCGGATGTTCGGTCCATTGCGATCACTCATAGCGGATCCTCGGGTCGAGGACCGCGTAAAGCAGGTCCACCAGCAGGTTCACCAG includes:
- the sucD gene encoding succinate--CoA ligase subunit alpha, which produces MAIWLTKDSKVIVQGMTGSEGSKHTRRMLAAGTTVVGGVNPRKAGQQVEFGDTRLPVFANVGEAMKETGADVTVIFVPPAFCKAAVIEAIDAEIPLAVVITEGIPVHDSTAFWAHNTAKGGKTRIIGPNCPGIASPGASNAGIIPADITPAGRIGLVSKSGTLTYQLMYELRDIGFSTCVGIGGDPVIGTTHIDALAAFQEDPETDAIVMIGEIGGDAEERAAEFIKANVTKPVVGYIAGFTAPPGKTMGHAGAIISGSAGTADAKKVALEAAGVKVGRTPSETARLMRQVITGG
- the sucC gene encoding ADP-forming succinate--CoA ligase subunit beta; translated protein: MDLYEYQGRELFERHGLPVLAGGVATTPEEARAIAERLGGRVVVKAQVKVGGRGKAGGVKLAEDVDEAVGHATNILGMDIKGHTVGKVMLTVTADIADEYYLSYLLDRANRTFLCIASVAGGMDIEQVAAETPERVAKIAIDANVGVDEAKAAEIVTAAGFPAELTDQLTDIAVRLWQAFIAEDTTLVEVNPLARTPEGRVLCLDAKVTLDENAGFRHPDHEAMVDQSAVDPLEQRAKEKDLNYVKLDGSVGIIGNGAGLVMSTLDVVAYAGEAHGGVKPANFLDIGGGASAAVMANGLEIVLSDPDVRTVFVNVFGGITACDEVANGVVQALALLEQRGETVTKPLVVRLDGNNAEAGRAILDSAANPLVERVDTMDGAAERAAQLAAAASGRPEGQ
- a CDS encoding cobalamin B12-binding domain-containing protein, coding for METRIRVVVAKPGLDGHDRGVKVVARALRDAGIEVIYTGLHQTPEQIVETAIQEDADGIGLSVLSGAHLTLFRRVLDLLRQRGADDIVVFGGGIVPDEDIAELSALGVARIFTPGASTTDIVEWVRGSIPAQ
- a CDS encoding M23 family metallopeptidase — encoded protein: MRQRLSSEPDRYRGRRRVPTPPRSRYAAVMTTAVVGAGVVALGASAMPDAKTLSPSALADLENSVALSDQALEIDDQALDLDSQISERAEDAERASRDADRTPATSMTQAAPDVWMLPLRGYTFTSPYGMRWGKLHAGVDLAAAEGTPFHSIHAGTVTLAGWNGGYGYCVIVKHDDGTEAVYGHASRLRVTAGQRVEAGDLLGDVGNTGHSYGAHLHLEVHVDSEPQDPITWLRGKGVDLKLQVEAIYGGIVEP
- a CDS encoding M23 family metallopeptidase; this encodes MSHPEPTERSEPTEGSEPSTRRRSPGLHRLVPPGRHAQVAEFSRRTRTAALTVLAVAALGIGGAATALNSAPDPTATDPATTSALADRADAAGRADRSTRQPTATPDSGGDETGFGPAPTDSSTSRAEQTGQPADPTAAADDAAPAGTDDETARSADDAARQTDDGGSDDGDSAATTTAAAQPSTAASTADWVTPMPGAQITSCYGQRWGVLHAGIDLALPAGTPVLAAGAGTVQVAGWAYTGYGISVVIDHGGGVLTHYAHLSATSVSVGDRVAPGDTIGAEGSTGDSTGPHLHFEVHVGGLWSQVDPAPSMRERGVDLGC
- the pcrA gene encoding DNA helicase PcrA, with protein sequence MHPLFETPAAPSAPATDRGGPPAEPRVAGRGPAEPNLAGAALLTGLNGPQREAVTHAGGPLLIVAGAGSGKTKVLTHRIAYLLAARQTHPGEVLAITFTNKAAGELKERVGNLVGPRARMMWVSTFHSACVRILRAEHEHAGLKSTFSIYDADDSRRLMQLVARELDLDPKRYPARGLATQVSNLKNELVDPETFTDRAAGPNERALAEAYTLYQRRLREAHALDFDDLIMTTVHLLQAHPHVAGSYRRRFRHVLVDEYQDTNHAQYQLVKELVGDGSDDVPPGELCVVGDADQSIYAFRGATIRNILEFERDFAQAKTILLEQNYRSTQTILTAANAVITNNAGRKPKRLWSDQGDGEPIVGYVADTEHAEADWAARQIDRLCDDGAARPGDMAVFYRTNAQSRVFEEVFIRVGLPYKVVGGVRFYERKEVRDALAYLRAVVNADDTVSIRRVLNTPRRGIGDRAEACVEALAARERISFGAALGRAAEAPGISTRAVNAIADFVALLDGVREQLATTTPEEALESVLLRSGYLTELEESLDPQDAGRVENLQELVSVAREYTERVEASDEPATVAGFLEQVALVADADQVPDDDPDHQGVVTLMTLHTAKGLEFPVVFLTGLEDGVFPHLRALGDTGELEEERRLAYVGITRARQRLFLSRSVTRAAWGQPAYNPPSRFLSELPAELVRWERTEAAYTSWSGTGGGVGGRSAAADRSPVARGGGFAGGTPKAARLAQRLGVDPSRLSTASELPTAPKLTVGERVNHQRYGLGRVLAVEGHGPGARAQVDFGDQRMWLVLRHAPIEKI
- a CDS encoding chorismate mutase, coding for MGTNAVAHTADDSATPPAGTAEEASQPGATGSAGRSDGRHQTGTDAPEAADRILAIRNRINEIDDALIALWQERAELSRQVGAVRIASGGTRLVLSREREIVDRYRSELGADGTQLALLVLRAGRGPL
- a CDS encoding ABC transporter ATP-binding protein yields the protein MSDVVLETKDLVKHFPLTQGILFKRQIGAVRAVDGINLQLHRGETLGIVGESGCGKSTLAKLLVGLETPSSGSIMVHGADIAGRSGAEMRRARRNIQLVMQDPYTSLNPRMTVGDLIGEPFEIHPDVAPKSDRGRRVQELLELVGLNPDHINRYPHQFSGGQRQRIGIARALALRPEIILCDEPVSALDVSIQAQVINLLEQLQKELGLSYIFIAHDLSVVRHIAHRVGVMYLGKIAEIGTEEEIYEQPTHPYTQALLSAVPLPDPTVRGLRDQIVLEGDVPSPADPPSGCRFRTRCWKAQDICAAEEPTLTVRATSAHPSACHFAEVRDVVHVSE
- a CDS encoding ABC transporter ATP-binding protein, which encodes MATDRDITATIDALPGLDASAPPLEVSDLQVEFRTRNGIARAVNGVSFSLQAGETLAILGESGCGKSVTAQAIMGIIDSPPGFVTGGEIKYRGVDLLKLPESQRRKIRANRIAMIFQDALSALNPVFTVGFQLSELFRKHRGMSRADGKARAIELLDLVKIPAAKQRVSDFPHQFSGGMRQRVMIAMALALDPEVLIADEPTTALDVTVQAQVMALLAELQRERNMGLVLITHDMGVVADVADRISVMYAGRVVEEAPVRDIYASPAHPYTKALLESIPRIDLKGQELNVIKGLPPALTNIPAGCSFNPRCRYAQDVCRADPEPPRFALAPSRTSACHFWKEVKGDE